Proteins encoded in a region of the Halosimplex halophilum genome:
- a CDS encoding outer membrane protein assembly factor BamB family protein: MARNRASRRRFLAAVLGASTVGLSGCGSDGGGTPTPGDSATETPSDALLETTTPSETPTPSDTPTATPEATATPTETPASTGTATATPGGSDLASWPAFMRNGEHWGHHPDAAGPHEGVTVDWQKEFDQDSVNATPVLADGTLYVGAGGAGDNTGSFHALDPVTGETKWSRDTARPVTSAAAVDRGLVYVGTTGGVFYALHVDDGSVFWEWDPGSTEDYTAPVVDGRAVYVGSTGSRAYRFDALDGGQEWNQDTYGAITASPVYADGVVYAPSADHELYAVTASGSLEWTVDLGGSVNGVAHRRRRLFVTSESNTIAQVNVRGDTVWETSRGDAFAATPAVTGERVFAGTRGGTLFAFDADDGRELWRFTDPDDGVTAPPVVADGTVYVGSRDDSVYALSADTGDLEWSFATGNNIETAAPIVAGGRVYIASQDGVLYALSE, translated from the coding sequence ATGGCACGGAACCGGGCGAGCCGCCGTCGGTTCCTGGCGGCCGTGCTGGGCGCGTCGACGGTCGGGCTCAGCGGCTGCGGATCCGACGGCGGCGGGACGCCGACACCGGGGGACTCGGCCACGGAGACGCCGAGTGACGCACTGCTGGAGACGACGACACCGAGCGAGACGCCGACGCCGAGCGACACGCCGACCGCGACGCCGGAGGCGACCGCGACGCCGACCGAGACGCCGGCGTCGACGGGGACGGCGACGGCGACGCCGGGCGGGTCCGACCTCGCGTCGTGGCCGGCGTTCATGCGCAACGGCGAGCACTGGGGCCACCACCCCGACGCCGCGGGGCCCCACGAGGGCGTCACGGTCGACTGGCAGAAAGAGTTCGACCAGGACTCCGTGAACGCGACGCCGGTCCTGGCCGACGGGACGCTGTACGTCGGCGCGGGCGGAGCCGGCGACAACACCGGGTCGTTCCACGCGCTGGACCCCGTGACGGGCGAGACGAAGTGGTCGCGGGACACGGCCCGGCCGGTCACCAGCGCCGCGGCGGTCGACCGCGGACTGGTCTACGTCGGGACGACCGGCGGCGTGTTCTACGCCCTGCACGTCGACGACGGCTCGGTGTTCTGGGAGTGGGACCCCGGGTCGACGGAGGACTACACCGCGCCGGTCGTCGACGGCCGGGCCGTCTACGTCGGGTCGACCGGCAGCCGCGCCTACCGGTTCGACGCCCTCGACGGCGGCCAGGAGTGGAACCAGGACACCTACGGCGCGATCACCGCCTCGCCCGTCTACGCCGACGGCGTGGTCTACGCGCCCAGCGCCGACCACGAGCTGTACGCGGTCACCGCCTCGGGGAGCCTGGAGTGGACGGTGGACCTCGGCGGGAGCGTCAACGGCGTCGCCCACCGGCGGCGCCGGCTGTTCGTCACCAGCGAGAGCAACACCATCGCGCAGGTCAACGTCCGCGGCGACACCGTGTGGGAGACCTCGCGGGGCGACGCGTTCGCCGCGACGCCGGCGGTGACCGGCGAGCGGGTGTTCGCGGGCACCCGCGGCGGGACGCTGTTCGCCTTCGACGCGGACGACGGCCGGGAGCTGTGGCGGTTCACCGACCCGGACGACGGCGTCACCGCCCCGCCGGTCGTCGCCGACGGCACCGTCTACGTCGGCTCCCGCGACGACAGCGTCTACGCCCTCAGCGCCGACACCGGCGACCTGGAGTGGTCGTTCGCCACGGGCAACAACATCGAGACGGCCGCGCCGATCGTCGCCGGCGGCCGCGTCTACATCGCCAGCCAGGACGGCGTCCTCTACGCGCTGAGCGAGTAG
- a CDS encoding fluoride efflux transporter FluC, with the protein MGVVTPLLFVGLGGVAGALARHLLGERVDARTGDTLAVNVLGSLALGAVLAAPVGEGAALALGTGFCGAFTTFSTFAFETVRLFETGERRRALASAAVNLGGALAAVWVGSTVAAAVW; encoded by the coding sequence GTGGGTGTCGTGACTCCCCTCCTGTTCGTCGGTCTCGGCGGGGTCGCCGGCGCGCTCGCCCGTCACCTGCTCGGCGAGCGGGTCGACGCCCGCACCGGCGACACGCTGGCGGTGAACGTCCTCGGGAGCCTCGCGCTCGGCGCGGTGCTGGCGGCCCCGGTCGGCGAGGGCGCGGCGCTCGCGCTCGGGACCGGTTTCTGCGGGGCGTTCACGACGTTCTCGACGTTCGCCTTCGAGACGGTGCGGCTGTTCGAGACCGGCGAGCGCCGCCGGGCGCTGGCCAGCGCGGCGGTCAACCTGGGCGGCGCGCTCGCGGCCGTCTGGGTCGGGTCGACCGTCGCGGCGGCGGTGTGGTGA
- a CDS encoding fluoride efflux transporter FluC: protein MAEDRAPTRLEPLALVAVGGFAGAALRYAVALALPGAFPWGTLAANGLGSLALGVLLYERRFADAVSAETRLVVGTGFLSSFTTYSAFAAETTALAGTGGPTLAAANVAANYAVGIAGVLCGRRVARWVS from the coding sequence ATGGCAGAGGACCGCGCGCCGACCCGGCTGGAGCCGCTCGCGCTCGTCGCCGTCGGCGGATTCGCGGGCGCGGCGCTGCGGTACGCGGTGGCGCTCGCGCTCCCCGGCGCCTTCCCCTGGGGGACCCTGGCCGCGAACGGGCTGGGGAGTCTCGCGCTGGGCGTCCTGCTGTACGAGCGCCGCTTCGCCGACGCCGTGAGCGCGGAGACGCGGCTGGTCGTCGGCACCGGCTTCCTCTCGTCGTTCACGACCTACAGCGCCTTCGCCGCCGAGACGACGGCGCTGGCCGGGACGGGCGGGCCGACGCTGGCGGCGGCGAACGTCGCCGCGAACTACGCGGTCGGGATCGCGGGCGTGCTCTGCGGTCGCCGGGTCGCGAGGTGGGTGTCGTGA
- a CDS encoding metal ABC transporter permease — MSADVAATLLTAVLAAADPSVVIPSVALPLQSGLGAVGELVFAVLLWVLEQWYWLMDWVYYFTGLEMLNPRYRFMHRAVLVGLCVGVMAPLIGTFLVHRQLALIGDALAHTGFAGVAVGLFLNAVIDLGVSPYLTAVVVAMIAALCIELISEVTDAYNDVSMAIVLSTGFALGTTLISLNAGGLAVGVDQFLFGNLSTVSPQSAAILLVLFAVIVGTVAVTRNQLLYVTFDETAAEVSGIPVNWYNRVMVMLTAMVVVGAMQIMGVILVAAMLVVPVAGATQVSRSFSESLVVSVVLAELAVLLGIAAAYYGGVTAGGVIVLFAVAIYVCAVAVGKLQSARGERTAPDMGAIEADGADIGAPAEDD; from the coding sequence ATGAGCGCGGACGTGGCGGCCACGCTCCTGACGGCCGTCCTCGCCGCCGCGGACCCGTCGGTGGTGATCCCGTCGGTGGCCCTCCCGCTCCAGAGCGGCCTGGGTGCAGTCGGCGAGCTCGTCTTCGCCGTCCTCCTGTGGGTCCTGGAACAGTGGTACTGGCTGATGGACTGGGTGTACTACTTCACGGGGCTGGAGATGCTGAACCCGCGCTACCGGTTCATGCACCGGGCGGTCCTCGTCGGGCTCTGCGTCGGCGTGATGGCGCCGCTCATCGGCACCTTCCTCGTCCACCGCCAGCTCGCGCTCATCGGCGACGCGCTGGCCCACACCGGGTTCGCCGGCGTCGCCGTCGGGCTGTTCCTCAACGCCGTCATCGACCTGGGGGTGTCGCCCTACCTCACCGCGGTCGTCGTGGCGATGATCGCCGCGCTCTGCATCGAACTCATCTCGGAGGTCACCGACGCCTACAACGACGTGTCGATGGCCATCGTCCTCTCGACGGGGTTCGCGCTGGGGACAACGCTGATCAGCCTCAACGCGGGCGGGCTCGCCGTCGGCGTCGACCAGTTCCTCTTCGGCAACCTCTCGACGGTCTCGCCCCAGAGCGCGGCGATCCTCCTCGTGCTGTTCGCCGTCATCGTCGGCACGGTGGCCGTCACGCGCAACCAGCTGCTGTACGTCACCTTCGACGAGACCGCGGCCGAGGTCTCGGGCATCCCCGTCAACTGGTACAACCGCGTGATGGTGATGCTGACGGCGATGGTCGTCGTCGGCGCGATGCAGATCATGGGCGTCATCCTCGTCGCGGCGATGCTCGTGGTGCCGGTCGCGGGCGCGACCCAGGTGTCCCGGAGCTTCTCGGAGTCGCTCGTGGTCTCGGTCGTCCTCGCGGAGCTGGCGGTGTTGCTGGGCATCGCCGCCGCCTACTACGGCGGCGTCACGGCCGGCGGAGTCATCGTCCTCTTCGCCGTGGCGATCTACGTCTGCGCCGTCGCCGTCGGCAAGCTCCAGTCGGCCCGCGGCGAGCGGACCGCCCCCGACATGGGGGCCATCGAGGCCGACGGCGCCGACATCGGGGCCCCGGCGGAGGACGACTGA
- a CDS encoding metal ABC transporter ATP-binding protein, with translation MNAQDTGSGSGTDADERTTPGTDDAAGEPVVDLANVTFGYTATPVVEDVSLTVEAGEYVAVVGPNGSGKSTLMGLMLGLLEPDAGRARLFGDRADRFDDGERIGYVAQQASAATGMPITVREVVKMGRFPHVGFDRLPEDNRELLDGLREGPLDTARDVANAVSGRLSGEDWAVVDDALATVGMSGFADRRITELSGGQRQRAFIARALAGEADLLVLDEPTVGVDAESVDAFYDLLAALNAEGITVLLIEHDLGAVVEHADRVVCLNREVYFDGPTDEFVDSDALARAFGAGARSLAGVSE, from the coding sequence ATGAACGCACAGGACACCGGTTCCGGGAGCGGGACCGACGCGGACGAACGAACGACCCCCGGGACCGACGACGCGGCCGGCGAGCCGGTCGTCGACCTCGCGAACGTCACCTTCGGCTACACGGCGACGCCCGTAGTCGAGGACGTGTCGCTGACCGTCGAGGCGGGCGAGTACGTCGCGGTCGTGGGACCGAACGGCTCGGGCAAGTCGACGCTGATGGGGCTGATGCTCGGGCTGCTCGAACCGGACGCGGGCCGGGCCCGGCTGTTCGGCGACCGCGCCGACCGCTTCGACGACGGCGAGCGGATCGGGTACGTCGCCCAGCAGGCCAGCGCCGCGACCGGGATGCCCATCACCGTCCGCGAGGTGGTGAAGATGGGCCGGTTCCCCCACGTCGGGTTCGACCGGCTCCCGGAGGACAACCGGGAACTGCTCGACGGGCTGCGAGAGGGCCCGCTGGACACGGCCCGGGATGTCGCGAACGCCGTCTCCGGCCGGCTGTCCGGGGAGGACTGGGCCGTCGTCGACGACGCGCTCGCGACCGTCGGGATGAGCGGGTTCGCCGACCGCCGCATCACCGAGCTGTCGGGCGGCCAGCGCCAGCGCGCGTTCATCGCGCGGGCGCTGGCGGGCGAGGCCGACCTGCTCGTCTTAGACGAGCCGACCGTCGGCGTCGACGCCGAGTCGGTCGACGCCTTCTACGACCTGCTGGCGGCGCTGAACGCCGAGGGGATCACCGTCCTCCTCATCGAGCACGACCTCGGAGCGGTCGTCGAGCACGCCGACCGCGTCGTCTGCCTCAACCGCGAGGTGTACTTCGACGGTCCGACCGACGAGTTCGTCGACAGCGACGCGCTGGCCCGGGCGTTCGGCGCCGGCGCGCGGTCGCTCGCGGGGGTGTCCGAATGA
- a CDS encoding metal ABC transporter substrate-binding protein, with product MTRRDALRAGGAAALAGLGGCTALPSAPVEAGSDGDDGGDPVAVASFFSFFDFGRQIAEGTPLTVENLVPAGLHGHGWEPNASITRRIIEADAFVHVGAEFQPWADRAIETIEGDDVDTALINVREGIELVDLAASLDRDEEGVGAQRGKDPHFWLDPRRAKQSVDNIAEGFAEIVPEHADAFRENAETYKSEVLDRIDADYEAIFDRSDRDIVQLAAHNAFQYLGVRYGVQMRPLVTNLAASGDVKPADIREAERVIRENDIRYVANGVFESQRPARQLVRETAVAAYFPVTPYAGVREEWVAENWGYEEIAYNINMPTFEIVLGNETPEDAAPSAEWLEQWRNFEPI from the coding sequence ATGACGCGGCGGGACGCGCTCCGCGCCGGCGGTGCGGCGGCGCTGGCGGGGCTGGGCGGCTGCACGGCCTTGCCGAGCGCGCCGGTCGAAGCCGGGAGCGACGGCGACGACGGGGGCGACCCGGTCGCCGTGGCGTCTTTCTTCAGCTTCTTCGACTTCGGCCGGCAGATCGCAGAGGGGACCCCGCTGACGGTGGAGAACCTCGTCCCGGCGGGGCTGCACGGTCACGGCTGGGAGCCAAACGCCAGCATCACCCGGCGCATCATCGAGGCGGACGCGTTCGTCCACGTCGGCGCGGAGTTCCAGCCGTGGGCCGACCGCGCCATCGAGACCATCGAGGGCGACGACGTTGACACGGCGCTGATCAACGTCCGGGAGGGGATCGAGCTGGTGGACCTCGCGGCGTCGCTGGACCGCGACGAGGAGGGCGTCGGCGCCCAGCGCGGGAAGGACCCCCACTTCTGGCTGGACCCGCGGCGCGCGAAGCAGTCCGTCGACAACATCGCCGAGGGGTTCGCGGAGATCGTCCCGGAGCACGCCGACGCCTTCCGCGAGAACGCGGAGACGTACAAGTCCGAGGTGCTCGACCGCATCGACGCGGACTACGAGGCCATCTTCGACCGGTCCGACCGCGACATCGTCCAGCTGGCCGCGCACAACGCCTTCCAGTACCTCGGTGTGCGCTACGGCGTCCAGATGCGGCCGCTGGTGACGAACCTCGCGGCCAGCGGCGACGTGAAGCCGGCCGACATCCGCGAGGCCGAGCGGGTCATCCGCGAGAACGACATCCGCTACGTCGCCAACGGCGTCTTCGAGTCCCAGCGCCCCGCACGGCAGCTCGTCCGCGAGACGGCGGTGGCGGCGTACTTCCCCGTGACGCCGTACGCCGGCGTCCGCGAGGAGTGGGTCGCGGAGAACTGGGGCTACGAGGAGATCGCGTACAACATCAACATGCCCACCTTCGAGATCGTCCTCGGCAACGAGACGCCGGAGGACGCGGCGCCGTCGGCCGAGTGGCTCGAACAGTGGCGGAACTTCGAACCGATATGA
- a CDS encoding ORC1-type DNA replication protein translates to MTEDPEEGMLSWDESVFRDEHVFEIDYLPETFLHRDTQMETLKYALRPAVRGSRPLNVVARGPPGTGKTTAVQKLFGELQAQTDVKTVRVNCQVNSTRYSVFSRLFEGVFDYEPPSSGISFKKLFSQITDQLVADDRVLAVALDDVNYLFYEDEASDTLYSLLRAHEEQGGAKIGVTCISSDLDLDVIDALDTRVQSVFRPEDVYFPKYDQSEIVDILEERVDRGFHEGVMAAPVLDRVAECTEEQGGDLRVGIDLLRRAGLNAEMRASKEIEMEDVEKAYDKSKYVHLSRRLQELSEAESALLEVIAEHDGKRAGDIYDVFNDETGLGYTRYSEVTNKLDQLGIITASYADVDGRGRSRELTLNYDADAVLERL, encoded by the coding sequence ATGACGGAGGACCCCGAGGAGGGGATGCTGTCGTGGGACGAGTCGGTGTTCCGCGACGAACACGTCTTCGAGATCGACTACCTGCCGGAGACGTTTCTCCACCGCGACACGCAGATGGAGACGCTGAAGTACGCGCTCCGGCCCGCGGTCCGGGGGTCGCGGCCGCTGAACGTCGTCGCGCGCGGCCCGCCCGGCACCGGCAAGACCACCGCCGTCCAGAAGCTGTTCGGCGAGCTGCAGGCCCAGACCGACGTGAAGACCGTCCGCGTGAACTGCCAGGTCAACTCCACGCGGTACTCGGTGTTCTCGCGGCTGTTCGAAGGGGTGTTCGACTACGAGCCGCCCTCCTCTGGGATCTCGTTCAAGAAGCTGTTCTCGCAGATCACCGACCAGCTGGTCGCCGACGACCGCGTGCTGGCGGTGGCGCTCGACGACGTGAACTACCTCTTCTACGAGGACGAGGCCTCGGACACGCTGTACTCGCTGCTGCGCGCCCACGAGGAGCAGGGGGGCGCGAAGATCGGCGTCACCTGCATCTCCTCGGACCTCGATCTGGACGTGATCGACGCGCTGGACACCCGGGTCCAGAGCGTCTTCCGCCCGGAGGACGTGTACTTCCCGAAGTACGACCAGTCGGAGATCGTCGACATCCTCGAGGAGCGGGTCGACCGGGGGTTCCACGAGGGCGTCATGGCCGCGCCCGTCCTCGACCGGGTCGCCGAGTGCACCGAGGAGCAGGGCGGCGACCTGCGCGTCGGCATCGACCTGCTGCGCCGGGCGGGACTCAACGCCGAGATGCGCGCGAGCAAGGAGATCGAGATGGAGGACGTCGAGAAGGCCTACGACAAGTCGAAGTACGTCCACCTCTCGCGGCGGCTGCAGGAACTCTCGGAGGCCGAGAGCGCCCTACTGGAGGTGATCGCCGAACACGACGGCAAGCGGGCGGGCGACATCTACGACGTGTTCAACGACGAGACCGGCCTCGGGTACACCCGCTACTCCGAGGTGACCAACAAGCTCGACCAGCTGGGGATCATCACCGCCAGCTACGCCGACGTGGACGGCCGGGGCCGCTCGCGGGAGCTGACCCTCAACTACGACGCCGACGCGGTCCTCGAACGGCTGTAG
- a CDS encoding 8-oxo-dGTP diphosphatase: MEATEATLCHPVVDGELLLIRKRRGLGAGKLVGPGGKVEDGETPREAARREVREELRVDPVGLEKCGKFDFHFRDGSVDDDSMHVHVFAADGIEGDPEATEEAVPEWHPADAVPYDEMWVDDRVWLPHLLDGETFRGEFVLNDDGESLVRYEMEIGVAVE; this comes from the coding sequence ATGGAGGCGACCGAGGCGACGCTCTGCCACCCCGTCGTCGACGGCGAGTTGCTGCTCATCCGGAAACGGCGCGGGCTCGGCGCCGGCAAACTGGTGGGCCCCGGCGGGAAGGTCGAGGACGGCGAGACGCCGCGGGAAGCGGCCCGGCGGGAAGTCCGCGAGGAGCTGCGGGTCGACCCCGTCGGGCTGGAGAAATGCGGTAAGTTCGACTTTCACTTCCGCGACGGGAGCGTCGACGACGACTCGATGCACGTCCACGTGTTCGCTGCGGATGGGATCGAGGGCGATCCCGAAGCGACCGAGGAAGCGGTGCCGGAGTGGCACCCGGCGGACGCGGTGCCCTACGACGAGATGTGGGTCGACGACCGGGTGTGGCTCCCGCACCTGCTCGACGGCGAGACCTTCCGCGGCGAGTTCGTGCTGAACGACGACGGCGAGTCGCTGGTGCGCTACGAGATGGAGATCGGCGTGGCCGTGGAGTGA
- the ileS gene encoding isoleucine--tRNA ligase — MSTDDADGDGEPAARTERFADVPDQYDPDAVEDRVFDYWDAVDAYERTKEHRADGEDYFFVDGPPYTSGSAHMGTTWNKTLKDCYIRYLRMQGYDVTDRPGYDMHGLPIETRVEERLDFENKKDIEEFGEQNFIDECKAYANEQLEGLQEDFKSFGVWMDWDDPYKTVEPEYMEAAWWGFEKAHQRGLVEQGQRSISQCPRCETAIANNEVEYEDVEDPSIYVKFDLEDREGSLVIWTTTPWTIPANTFVAVDGEGEYVGVDATKDGETERLYVAAPKVESVLSAGRYDDYEVVEELTGEDLVGWTYEHPLREEVPDAPSGEGALEVYTGEYVDTEGDGTGLVHSAPGHGEEDFERGTELGLDIFCPVGADGVYDESAGEYAGEFVKDADRDIIADLDDNGALLAEETTTHSYGHCWRCDTGIIQIVTDQWFITITDIKDELLENIEDSEWYPQWARDNRFRDFVEDAPDWNVSRQRYWGIPIPIWIPEDWSGEMSDAIVVGDRAELAERVDQDIDPDEVDLHKDTVDDLTITEDGTTYERVPDVFDVWLDSSVATWGTLDYPEDDSRFDELWPADLIMEAHDQTRGWFWSQLGMATAAMGEIPYKQVLMHGYANMPDGRGMSKSKGIFVDPHEVIDEYGVDPMRLFLLSVTAQGEDMNFSWDETQEMQRRLNILWNVARFPLPYMRADDFDPEATTLADVADDLELVDEWVLSRLQSVEAEMTDAMDDFENDRAVNALLDFVVEDVSRFYIQVVRERMWDESDSPSKRAAYATLYTVLEEVAALFAPFAPFVAEEVYGSLTGDAGHPTVHMCDWPEPDDEYRDVGLEGDIEVVREIEEAGSNARQQAERKLRWPVKRVVVDVDDTGDEADATDVAGTVELRADLLADRLNARAVEVVDPEADWGELSYSAEADMSLLGPEFGDDAGRVMGALNDARVAEPTVAALESAVSADLDEPVDLDPEMVEFVRHTPEGVAGAEFEALGAEGVVYVDTTLTEDIESEGYAREVVRRVQEMRKELDLDMEAPIRLEYDVQDDRVADLVAPHEDLIAEEVRAEEVGAVADGHRRTWDVEDIEVEIAIEPLAAAEASD, encoded by the coding sequence ATGAGCACGGACGACGCCGACGGAGACGGGGAACCCGCGGCCCGCACGGAGCGGTTCGCGGACGTGCCCGACCAGTACGACCCCGACGCGGTCGAGGACCGGGTGTTCGACTACTGGGACGCCGTCGACGCCTACGAGCGGACGAAAGAGCACCGCGCCGACGGCGAGGACTACTTCTTCGTCGACGGCCCGCCCTACACCTCCGGGTCGGCCCACATGGGCACCACCTGGAACAAGACCCTGAAGGACTGCTACATCCGCTATCTCCGGATGCAGGGCTACGACGTGACCGACCGGCCGGGCTACGACATGCACGGCCTGCCCATCGAGACCCGCGTCGAGGAGCGGCTGGACTTCGAGAACAAGAAGGACATCGAGGAGTTCGGCGAGCAGAACTTCATCGACGAGTGCAAGGCCTACGCCAATGAGCAACTGGAGGGGCTGCAGGAGGACTTCAAGTCGTTCGGCGTCTGGATGGACTGGGACGACCCGTACAAGACGGTCGAGCCCGAGTACATGGAGGCGGCGTGGTGGGGCTTCGAGAAGGCCCACCAGCGCGGCCTCGTCGAGCAGGGACAGCGCTCCATCTCCCAGTGTCCGCGCTGCGAGACCGCCATCGCCAACAACGAGGTCGAGTACGAGGACGTGGAGGACCCCTCGATCTACGTCAAGTTCGACCTCGAAGACAGGGAGGGCTCGCTGGTCATCTGGACGACGACGCCGTGGACCATCCCCGCCAACACGTTCGTCGCGGTCGACGGCGAGGGGGAGTACGTCGGCGTCGACGCGACGAAGGACGGCGAGACCGAGCGGCTCTACGTCGCCGCGCCGAAGGTCGAGTCGGTCCTCTCGGCGGGTCGCTACGACGACTACGAGGTCGTCGAGGAACTGACCGGCGAGGACCTCGTGGGCTGGACCTACGAGCACCCGCTGCGCGAGGAGGTCCCCGACGCCCCGAGCGGCGAGGGCGCCCTCGAAGTGTACACCGGCGAGTACGTCGACACCGAGGGCGACGGCACGGGGCTCGTCCACTCCGCGCCCGGCCACGGCGAGGAGGACTTCGAGCGCGGCACGGAGCTCGGGCTGGACATCTTCTGTCCGGTCGGCGCCGACGGCGTCTACGACGAGTCGGCCGGCGAGTACGCCGGCGAGTTCGTCAAGGACGCCGACCGCGACATCATCGCGGATCTGGACGACAACGGCGCGCTCCTCGCGGAGGAGACGACGACTCACAGCTACGGTCACTGCTGGCGCTGCGACACCGGGATCATCCAGATCGTCACCGACCAGTGGTTCATCACGATCACCGACATCAAAGACGAACTCCTCGAAAATATCGAGGACTCGGAGTGGTACCCACAGTGGGCGCGCGACAACCGCTTCCGGGACTTCGTCGAGGACGCCCCCGACTGGAACGTCTCCCGCCAGCGCTACTGGGGCATCCCGATCCCGATCTGGATCCCCGAAGACTGGTCCGGGGAGATGAGCGACGCCATCGTCGTCGGCGACCGCGCGGAACTCGCCGAGCGAGTCGACCAGGACATCGATCCCGACGAGGTGGACCTGCACAAGGACACCGTCGACGACCTGACGATCACCGAGGACGGCACCACGTACGAGCGCGTCCCGGACGTCTTCGACGTGTGGCTGGACTCCTCGGTCGCGACGTGGGGCACCCTCGATTACCCCGAGGACGACAGCCGCTTCGACGAGTTGTGGCCCGCCGACCTCATCATGGAGGCCCACGACCAGACCCGCGGGTGGTTCTGGTCGCAGCTCGGCATGGCCACCGCCGCGATGGGTGAAATTCCGTACAAGCAGGTCCTCATGCACGGCTACGCCAACATGCCGGACGGCCGCGGCATGTCCAAGTCGAAGGGCATCTTCGTGGACCCCCACGAGGTCATCGACGAGTACGGCGTCGACCCGATGCGCCTCTTCTTGCTGTCGGTCACGGCCCAGGGCGAGGACATGAACTTCTCGTGGGACGAGACCCAGGAGATGCAGCGCCGGCTCAACATCCTCTGGAACGTCGCGCGGTTCCCGCTGCCGTACATGCGGGCCGACGACTTCGACCCGGAGGCGACGACGCTCGCCGACGTGGCCGACGACCTCGAACTCGTCGACGAGTGGGTGCTCTCGCGCCTGCAGAGCGTCGAGGCGGAGATGACCGACGCGATGGACGACTTCGAGAACGACCGCGCCGTGAACGCCCTCCTCGACTTCGTCGTCGAGGACGTCTCGCGGTTCTACATCCAGGTCGTCCGCGAGCGCATGTGGGACGAGTCCGACTCGCCGAGCAAGCGGGCCGCCTACGCGACGCTGTACACCGTCCTGGAGGAGGTCGCGGCGCTGTTCGCCCCGTTCGCCCCCTTCGTCGCCGAGGAGGTCTACGGCTCGCTCACCGGCGACGCCGGCCACCCGACGGTCCACATGTGCGACTGGCCCGAACCGGACGACGAGTACCGCGACGTGGGCCTGGAGGGGGACATCGAGGTCGTCCGCGAGATCGAGGAAGCCGGGTCGAACGCCCGCCAGCAGGCCGAACGCAAGCTCCGCTGGCCGGTCAAGCGCGTCGTCGTCGACGTGGACGACACGGGCGACGAGGCCGACGCGACCGACGTGGCCGGCACCGTCGAACTCCGCGCGGATCTCCTGGCCGACCGCCTCAACGCCCGCGCCGTCGAAGTGGTCGACCCCGAGGCGGACTGGGGCGAGCTGTCCTACTCCGCCGAGGCCGACATGAGCCTGCTCGGTCCCGAGTTCGGCGACGACGCCGGCCGCGTGATGGGCGCGCTCAACGACGCCCGCGTGGCCGAACCGACCGTCGCGGCGCTGGAGTCGGCGGTCTCGGCCGACCTCGACGAGCCGGTCGACCTCGACCCGGAGATGGTCGAGTTCGTCCGCCACACCCCCGAGGGCGTCGCCGGCGCCGAGTTCGAGGCGCTCGGCGCGGAGGGCGTCGTCTACGTCGACACCACGCTGACCGAGGACATCGAGTCCGAGGGCTACGCCCGCGAGGTCGTCCGCCGCGTCCAGGAGATGCGCAAGGAACTCGACCTCGACATGGAGGCGCCGATCCGCCTGGAGTACGACGTGCAGGACGACCGCGTCGCGGATCTGGTCGCACCCCACGAGGACCTGATCGCCGAGGAGGTCCGCGCCGAGGAGGTCGGTGCCGTCGCCGACGGCCACCGTAGGACCTGGGACGTGGAGGACATCGAGGTGGAGATCGCGATCGAACCGCTGGCGGCCGCCGAGGCGTCGGACTGA